Proteins encoded together in one uncultured Desulfosarcina sp. window:
- the qrcA gene encoding menaquinone reductase multiheme cytochrome c subunit QrcA encodes MGTLDKHAKEVMDDNAAQASDSKDGAGGFIILFFIIGFAASMVLGWVIFPKLLYSEKQQPFSFNHALHVGEVDEGCESCHFFRDDGSFSGIPKLAQCTDCHEEPMGETEDEAIFVEQYVAMEREVPWLVYSRQPDCVFFSHAAHVMGAKMDCVTCHGHIGESTESRPYEYNLITRYSRDIWGKNIAGMKKNSWDRMKMDDCAQCHKEAGLTHTSSVQTGRDACFVCHK; translated from the coding sequence ATGGGTACCTTAGACAAACATGCCAAAGAGGTGATGGATGATAACGCGGCACAGGCTTCCGACAGCAAGGACGGCGCCGGCGGGTTTATCATCCTGTTTTTCATCATCGGTTTTGCCGCCAGTATGGTCCTGGGGTGGGTGATCTTTCCCAAGCTCCTCTACTCCGAAAAGCAGCAGCCGTTCAGCTTCAACCACGCGCTGCACGTGGGGGAGGTGGACGAGGGCTGCGAGAGCTGCCACTTTTTCCGGGACGACGGCAGTTTTTCGGGAATTCCCAAGCTGGCCCAATGCACCGACTGCCATGAAGAGCCCATGGGCGAAACGGAAGACGAAGCCATTTTTGTCGAGCAGTATGTAGCCATGGAACGGGAAGTTCCCTGGCTGGTCTATTCCCGGCAGCCGGACTGCGTTTTCTTTTCCCACGCCGCCCATGTGATGGGCGCGAAAATGGACTGCGTCACCTGTCACGGCCATATCGGCGAATCGACCGAATCCCGCCCTTACGAATACAACCTTATTACAAGATACAGCCGGGACATCTGGGGGAAAAACATCGCAGGAATGAAGAAAAATTCCTGGGATCGCATGAAAATGGACGACTGCGCCCAATGCCACAAAGAGGCGGGCCTGACCCATACCTCCAGCGTACAGACCGGACGCGATGCCTGTTTCGTCTGCCATAAGTAG